The Cylindrospermum stagnale PCC 7417 genome segment ACAGATATTCTATAAATGACTGGGAAATAATGCAATTATATAGAAATTGTCGGAATAAATCTCAAGCTGCTACTTTAGAATTAAGAGAACAGGATGCGTTAGACAAAGTTAAACAAAAATTGGTTGATGAATTTTTAATTAAAAAGGATCTATACTTTATAGTGGGTAAACTAAAAAATCATAAAAACACATTTATGATTATTGGTATATTTTATGCACCGAAAATTAAATCTGAGCAACTAAGTCTTTTCTAAAGAAAATTGTCAAATGGATAATTTAGATAAATCTACAAATAAATATATTCTCACTTTCGGTTATGGTAATCGCAAGGACTATGAAGCATTCATAGAATACCTTGATAAATTTGAGGTTTCTTATGTTGTTGATGTCAGATTTACTCCTCGTGCTTGGAGCCGTAAATGGTACGGTGATCAGATTGGAAAACTTTGTATATCTAAAGGTGTTAACTACGTTTCCAAAATCTACTTAGGTAACACATCTGGAAATGCTAATTGGATTCCACCAGATAAAGAAGAGGCTAATAAATCATTAGCAGAAGTTGCAGAAATCGCCAGTAATGGAACTGTTTTACTGCTATGTGCTGAGAAAGATTATCATCGATGTCATCGAGCAGAGGTTGCTAAACAACTAGAAAAATTAGTAAATTTACCTGTGCAGCATTTAGCATAAGATATTGCTTGATTGTGTTTATCTAAATCCAATATGCCCCAATAAGGTTAAATTAAGAAAATACTAGGTTTGGTTGAAGGTCGTAAACCCCAACAAAGCCCTCGGAATGTTGGGTTTTGTTGCTCAAACGCCACTTAGAGGAAACGGTGGGAAGTCCCGCACGTGAGTGGCTTCCGAACCTACGGTTATTAGCAGTGTTTAACCGGACTTTTAGTTATTAGCTTTCTGCTTGGATGGTGAGTTGTAGCGATATACGACTCCACAGATAGAACCTAACAGCCACCATGAGAGCAGATTTAACCGGAAATCGAATAGGGTGACATCCACTGTATTAAATAGTATCCACCCAATTAAAACTACAAGATAACTGAAAAATATTAATCTGTTTTCTGGCTCTATATTTTTTGATTTCCATAGCAATTGGATACCTGCAATTAAAATCCAACCGATGAAGCCAGAATATAAAAGAGCGCTGGGAAAGCCAGTTTCCGCAGATAGCATTAAAAACAAGTTGTGGGGATGTCCGATGTTAATCTGCGCGTGGGCTTTGTAGAGTCCACTAAAACTGCGTAATCCCCAGCCAGTGAAAGGATGCTGTTGACTTAAAGACCAAGCAAATTCCCATTGGGTTTTTCGCATTAGGGCGACTGGTCTATCTGGATACATATCATCATTTAACCGCGCCCAAATGAAATAGGGAACGAACTGACGGAAAAATTGGGCGATCGCATTCGGAGCAAAAGCTGCTAAAAGACAACTAGTGGCCATACCAGCCACACAACCCACCAGCAACCGCCAACCTTGGTACAGTGCAAAAGCTAAACAGGCAAAAATAGCGATCGCCCATCCATTCCGCGAATCAGTCAAAATCAAAGCGCTGAAATTGAGAATCACCGCCACGGTTAAGAAGATTAGGGGTACTGGAGATTGAGAATTGGGGGCATGATTGAATTCGTCTCTCTTTTGTCTTTGGCGAATATGCGATCGCCATTGTTCTAACCATAACCCTAACGCCAAGATGAAAATAAACACCAGATAGGCAGCTAAACTGTTAGCGTGCATCAAAATTGAAGCCATGCGCCCTGGTGGTACTCCCGTGGGTGCGATCGCCCATTCTAAAATAATCCACAAAAATTGTAAATTTAAAGACCAGCCCCAAAACAACTGCCCAAAGCCCATAATGACTATTGGCGAAGAACTAATGACCAAAATCCAGGCCATTTGCCGCAATTGGGCGGCTGTCTGAATTAGGGCGCTAAGTCCGACGAAAACGAGAAAGAATGGCCAGAAATTAAATAAACCGAGCAAAGCATCTATTTTATTTTCGGCAAACCCAGCGGCGATGAACAGTAATACACTGAGGAGAGCAAATCCCCAATTCAGGGGGCGGCGGTTAATAATCTGGGATTGTTGCAGCCAAGTGAATAAGACTGCAAAACCTAAACCCACAGCCCCCAGAAATGGACTCAAGGGAAAAACCAACAATCCCAGTTGAGCGCAGTTCCAAGCGGATTGTAAACTAGGGTGGGGATGATAAAAAGCCTTGTTCAAGCTGGCTCCCAAGATTCAGCGCGGGTGAGACGAATTTGGGCTAAAGCGAAGATGGTGGGGATGATTCGACCGTAGTTAGTGGCGATCGCTCTCCAACCTAAATCCGCAAAAAACCAAGCCCACATCACTGGGCCAACAACAGCAAAAGCACCACGAACCGCCCCATAACGAGCTGCACTCGCAGTCATACCCCGCCGGGCCATTTGCAACGCTACATAGTTTTTAAACTGCTTTGTCGCTACTTCTGTACCGGCAATTGTCGCTTGTTTAGCTACTTGATAGGTAGCAAAATGAAGCGCAAATTGACGGGCGATTTGTTTGAGTACCAACGGCTGGAGGAGTGAAGTCACAGCCAAGGCACTACCGCCTTTGAAAATTAACCCCAAAGGATCATGTTGCAATAACAGTGGTAGCGGTTGTTTCAGGTTCGATTTGACCAACTGACGCTGCACCCGGTCGGTCAATTTTTGCTTTTCCCGTTCCGGCAATTTTTTCCACACCTGTCCTAACAGATATAAAAATACCTCGGCTTCTAAATCAACAGTTGCCAGTTGTTCAGAATAGGGAATTTTTAGATAGTTACATACTTGAATTAACGTTTGTCGGTAACTGACTTGGTTGGTGCGTCCCCGCAAAACCGTCACCCCATCTGCCGCCAAAAAGCGGAAGCGATTTTCTAGGGCGTTTAGCCAAGCTTCGCGGGTTTGGCTTTGGACTTCGATAGGTTCAGGTGTGTGAACATAATCTAGGGGATTAAACTTACGACTAAACAGAATTGCCGTTAAATCCTGCAATTCCTCTTCAGTTGCTAACTCTAGTACCGTCCTCAGCTCATCCAATTTACCTTCCTCCATTCTGTGCAGCTTTTCTGTACTTTATTCTACTATTAGCCTTTGGCAGTCATGAGTAGTGTTCTGCACACAGGCGAACATCTGTCTGGAAAAGAATACAGCAGATGGGAAAATTTTTTACAGTTTATTTTTGAGGTTTTATGACTGATATTGCGGTAATTGGTGCTGGTATGGCGGGTTTAGTCTGCGCCCAGCAGTTAAGTCAAGCTGGATATTCGGTGGTGGTTATAGAAAAGTCTCGTGGTGTGGGCGGAAGAGTCGCCACACGCCGCTTAGAGGGAACTGTAGCCGATCATGGGACTTGTTATTTGAAGCCGAAGGGTGAATTTTTGGGACAGTTTGTCGAGTTGTTGCGCGATCGCCATATTCTCGAAATTTGGACAGACACAGTTGAAAAATTTAACTCTGACTCAAAACTCAGAACGCAGAACGCCGCACTCTGTTATGTTGCACCTGAGGGCATGAGTGCGATCGCTAAATTTCTCGCCCATGGTTTAGACATTTTACTCAATCAGCGTGCGATCGCCATTCACCCCACCCCTGAAAATACTTGGCGTCTCACCCTCGAATCTAGCAACGCAGAAATCACCGCTAAAGCCGTAGTCGTCGCCATACCCGCACCCCAAGCATGGGATCTGTTAGCGCCCATGGGCAAAACTATATTAGATGCAGAGTTTCTCGATAACTTGCGTTCTGTAGAATTTTTCCCATCTATCAGCGTCATGGCTGGATATCCTCAACATCTATCCCTCCCCAATTGGAAAGCGCTGACTTTTGTCGATGATACCGACCTAGCATGGATTGGTTTAGATAGCAGCAAACGTCCTCACCCCCAACAACCGCATTTTGTTCTGCAAAGTAGCGCCAATTTTGCCCAACAGCACCTAGAAACCCAAGATTTACAACCAGTCGGCAAATATATGTTGCAAAAAGCAGCCCAGACACTAGCCCTTCCTTCGCTACTAAATCCCCAATGGCTACAAGTGCATCGCTGGCGTTACGCCTTTCCTAGCCATCCGTGGAACGCAGCATTTTTATCTGCCAACAATCACTTACCTTTAGTTTGCTGTGGCGATTGGTGTGGGGGGAATCTCGTAGAAGGCGCAATGCTTTCTGGATTAGCTACTGCTAGTGAAATTAACAATCAGTTGCAGCATTTACCCCTAGATAATGTGAATTTTTTTGAACTTCTCACCTCATAATTGTATCTTTCCCTAGGCTGATTTGTCTGAATGGTAAGTCGCTGTCTTTGTGCCTTACCAAACCAACATAGGAAAATTTAGTTTTATAAACTACAAAAAATAAAAAGTAGCAAAAATTTTATAAGTAATGTAAATCACAAAGTTAAGTTGCACTTTCCTGAATATTTTACACTGGTTAACATTGCTTTGTTGCACCTAAAATTGATCCCTAATAGCTTATGCTGCGTTTTGTGTAGTTTTTAGCCAAAATATCGAAAATTTGAAATAATTGTGACTGTAGATATAAAATAGCGCCGTTTTGCCAGTCTACCATTGGCTATTTTGGTTTTGCTGTAAAAATCACTAAAAATCATCAGGGTCAAATGTCTGGTATAGAACCGGGATAAAACTTGGAGTTAGAGGTTATAAATCTATTACTGAAATTTCCTCTAACTGATTTCTATGACAGTTAGCATTTAGATAATTTGTTTGTCGCACAACTCAATGACTCAATTAAAAAGGAAATAAGGAATCATGAAAACATTAGTCAATGTACCACACCAATCAGTTATCGGCGAAATTGAAACTGTTTTGGATACATATCCATATCACCCTTATCAACAAGCTTTTGCAAATCCTGACTTACGCCAAGAGCTAATTACCTTCGTTCTCAATCGCCTTCCTAGCTTCTACAGCAGCATTTCTGAAGAGCAAATCCCGCTTTTAAACTATAAGTTACCTCGCAATTCCTTTGAGCAGGAACTACACCTACAAAGTTTAATTCACCAAGGCATTTGCTCAATAATTCAAGAAAAAACCGACTCGATGAACAATCAGCCACAGGAATTAGTTCAACCAGTTTGTGAACCTGCTAACTGGTTTGGTTAATATTTAGATTTCTCAGAAGTTCTTTGATATTTAAGCTCTGTCCACAACTAAACTTTGTGGTAAGGGCTTTTTTTTTGCTAGGCTTTTGCGATGCATCTCTTTACGCATCCTACACGTAGTGTGCTGCCCAGCACAATTTATACGACTTTCAATGAATAAAACCAATGAACCTATTTACCATTTTTTGACAATGCATAAGTCCTATAAGAATAGACATTTTGCCAAAAATCTAATTTATTATTTGTAACTACAGATAAATACCAATAAATTATCTGCGTTTATCTGTGGTTTGATTTTCCTAAAATAAACTTTTGCCAGAGGTCTAATAATTTAGGGCTGGTATAGAATATTAATAGATGATCTGGTGAAATATAAAAAATGTCAACAGTCAAAGTTGAAGTCCAACTATCTTCTGAAGAATTGCTTAAGGCGGTTGAACAGTTAAGCCATGCAGATTTAGAGAAATTTGTATCTCAAGTCATATCCCTGCAAGCACAACGTAAAGCTTCTAGGTTACCAGCAGATGAGGCGGAATTATTAATTAAAATCAATCAAGGTATTCCTTCTGATATTCAAACAATTTATGATAAATTGATTACTAAAAGACAAGCAGAAACTCTCACAACTGAGGAGCATAGGGAGTTATTAGGCTTAACTGAACAGATGGAAAAATTGCAAGCACAACGAATTGAATATTTAGCAGAGTTGGCGCGTTTACGTGGTATTTCGCTAACTGTGTTGATGGAAAACTTAGGAATTCAGACACAGATTTATGTCTGATAACAGAGTTACAGTGCAACAAAAAAAGGCTGTTTTTGAACGTGCTAAGGGATGTTGTGAGTATTGTCGAAGTCAAGCACGTTTTGCTATTCAACCATTTTCAATCGAGCATATCATACCCAGAAGTCAAGGCGGAAAGACTTCACTGGATAACTTGGCTTTGTCTTGTCAGGGTTGCAACAATCATAAGTATAACAAAACTGAAGGTAGGGATATTTTAAGTGAAAATTTTGTGTCGCTATATCATCCACGTCAACAGCGATGGAGTGAGCATTTTGCTTGGAATGATTATTTTACAGTAGTTATTGGGTTGACTCCCACAGGACGCGCTACAGTAGAAACACTACAATTAAATCGAGAAGGTGTAGTTAATTTACGGCGGGTATTATATGATATTGGGGAACATCCCCCGGCTGAGTCGGATAATTAATACAGCAAATTGCAGGTAAATGAGGCGAGTACGTCCTGAATATGTGTAATCCAGAAATTGGTGGTTACATTAATTGGCTACATAAAAATGAAAATAAAAGTCCTCTCTACATAACTTAATAAACTAAATTGCCATCAATTTCAAATAATAACTCACCAAACTCACGTACAATCATATCCTTCCACAAGTACCTGTCTCATTAAGAAATGAACACAATAGCAAACTATTCACCATCAAAACTAAACTATTACCTGATATTTACCGCTCTAGCGATGTTTCTCATGTTCCCCGCAAAAGTAAATGCCTGTGCGTGTTGTGCAAATGCAGGTACATGGTCAGAAAGTTCCCAAAAAATTAGTGATTATGAATTTAACGAAATCAATCGTTTGCAGTTTTCCCCAACCGCCAAAGTTAACCAAACTCAAAGGGGTGAGAATGTCGGGATATCTTCAAACTCAACCAATTACACTTTTTCAGTAGTCAAAAATCAACGCCGCTGGAATTTACAGTTTAAAGACGAACAAGGAAAAACCGGAATCTTAACTTTAACTATTCCCAGCAACGCAGTTTCTTTCGAAACAGATTTGTACGATAATAGTCAAGGTGGAGGCGGTGGCCCATTACTCTATAAAGAATTGCGTTTAGAAGGTAAAGTTTCAGGAAATGGTATCTTCACTAAAGGGATAACCCCTGATACAAAATTTCGGTTGGTATTACAAGGCAGAGGAAATAATTGCACTTCCGCCGAAAACTTTAAAACGTGGAATTTACAGGTTTTTGGTTCCCGTGCTGATTACTCATTTCGTGGTTCATTTAAACCGTAAATTTTTATTCTTTCATTTGACAAAAAAAGCAAATTTATTTTAAAAAATGCTTGGGAAATCTTAAAATTGAAAGAGAAAACATCTTTCCTCTCCTACAAATGTAGAGACGTTGCATGCAACGTCTCTACTCCTCATTACAGTAATACCAATTTTATGTGAGGCTGCACAGAATGATAAAATCAATTTAATTATCCATCTTTATCTGCGTTTATCTGCGTTTGTCTGCGGTTAATTCTTTTTCATATCTTATTCTATGCAACTTCATATCAA includes the following:
- a CDS encoding HNH endonuclease, translating into MSDNRVTVQQKKAVFERAKGCCEYCRSQARFAIQPFSIEHIIPRSQGGKTSLDNLALSCQGCNNHKYNKTEGRDILSENFVSLYHPRQQRWSEHFAWNDYFTVVIGLTPTGRATVETLQLNREGVVNLRRVLYDIGEHPPAESDN
- a CDS encoding NAD(P)/FAD-dependent oxidoreductase, translating into MTDIAVIGAGMAGLVCAQQLSQAGYSVVVIEKSRGVGGRVATRRLEGTVADHGTCYLKPKGEFLGQFVELLRDRHILEIWTDTVEKFNSDSKLRTQNAALCYVAPEGMSAIAKFLAHGLDILLNQRAIAIHPTPENTWRLTLESSNAEITAKAVVVAIPAPQAWDLLAPMGKTILDAEFLDNLRSVEFFPSISVMAGYPQHLSLPNWKALTFVDDTDLAWIGLDSSKRPHPQQPHFVLQSSANFAQQHLETQDLQPVGKYMLQKAAQTLALPSLLNPQWLQVHRWRYAFPSHPWNAAFLSANNHLPLVCCGDWCGGNLVEGAMLSGLATASEINNQLQHLPLDNVNFFELLTS
- a CDS encoding DUF488 domain-containing protein; translated protein: MDNLDKSTNKYILTFGYGNRKDYEAFIEYLDKFEVSYVVDVRFTPRAWSRKWYGDQIGKLCISKGVNYVSKIYLGNTSGNANWIPPDKEEANKSLAEVAEIASNGTVLLLCAEKDYHRCHRAEVAKQLEKLVNLPVQHLA
- a CDS encoding O-antigen ligase family protein, which gives rise to MLGASLNKAFYHPHPSLQSAWNCAQLGLLVFPLSPFLGAVGLGFAVLFTWLQQSQIINRRPLNWGFALLSVLLFIAAGFAENKIDALLGLFNFWPFFLVFVGLSALIQTAAQLRQMAWILVISSSPIVIMGFGQLFWGWSLNLQFLWIILEWAIAPTGVPPGRMASILMHANSLAAYLVFIFILALGLWLEQWRSHIRQRQKRDEFNHAPNSQSPVPLIFLTVAVILNFSALILTDSRNGWAIAIFACLAFALYQGWRLLVGCVAGMATSCLLAAFAPNAIAQFFRQFVPYFIWARLNDDMYPDRPVALMRKTQWEFAWSLSQQHPFTGWGLRSFSGLYKAHAQINIGHPHNLFLMLSAETGFPSALLYSGFIGWILIAGIQLLWKSKNIEPENRLIFFSYLVVLIGWILFNTVDVTLFDFRLNLLSWWLLGSICGVVYRYNSPSKQKANN
- a CDS encoding YaaW family protein; protein product: MDELRTVLELATEEELQDLTAILFSRKFNPLDYVHTPEPIEVQSQTREAWLNALENRFRFLAADGVTVLRGRTNQVSYRQTLIQVCNYLKIPYSEQLATVDLEAEVFLYLLGQVWKKLPEREKQKLTDRVQRQLVKSNLKQPLPLLLQHDPLGLIFKGGSALAVTSLLQPLVLKQIARQFALHFATYQVAKQATIAGTEVATKQFKNYVALQMARRGMTASAARYGAVRGAFAVVGPVMWAWFFADLGWRAIATNYGRIIPTIFALAQIRLTRAESWEPA